In the Wyeomyia smithii strain HCP4-BCI-WySm-NY-G18 chromosome 2, ASM2978416v1, whole genome shotgun sequence genome, one interval contains:
- the LOC129723061 gene encoding zinc finger protein 43-like, whose protein sequence is MKSAQSTHREGYPFPGKYTVQFKYFKFNPKLRTTKRQTDQPLVIVNPEKKECALSIAPSDCEQPVRYSEQDNIQNKHETCPKRTCPTCGKAVKDLKSHTLIHTDSKNFPCSFCGKEFTYKSDRTLHENIHKGLKPYKCTQCSSSFAHRKSLLTHKVTHSKSRNYKCVICGKTYGHLIILKKHLAAHNNDRRFKCSVCDKAFLTKQVLQNHMLVHSNDRPHGCHICPKRFRRIDNLRTHLKIHNQETTEVVSHPNRDAADDDTVFVDIDQTDSQPGGALTLEPYFSRSEIEVPEEFGSMNQQSYTEESYEDQLDRLVGGESYSLSWENDGYQF, encoded by the exons ATGAAATCAGCCCAGAGCACTCACCGCGAAGGTTATCCATTTCCGGGCAAATACACCGTGCAGTTCAAATATTTCAAGTTCAATCCCAAATTGAGAACAACCAAACGGCAAACGGATCAGCCGCTGGTGATAGTGAATCCAGAGAAGAAGGAGTGTGCTCTTTCGATAGCTCCTTCGGATTGCGAGCAACCCGTCAGGTATTCGGAACAAGACAATATTCAAAACAAACATGAAACTTGCCCTAAAAGAACTTGTCCGACGTGTGGCAAGGCGGTAAAGGATCTGAAATCTCATACCTTAATTCACACCGATTCGAAAAACTTTCCGTGTAGTTTCTGTGGCAAGGAGTTTACCTATAAAAGTGATCGGACTTTGCATGAGAACATTCACAAAGGGCTGAAACCGTACAAATGTACTCAATGTTCGAGCTCGTTCGCCCACCGGAAATCATTGCTTACGCATAAG gtaACTCACAGTAAATCGCGCAACTACAAGTGTGTTATATGCGGTAAAACTTACGGTCATCTAattattctaaagaagcatcTAGCAGCGCACAACAATGATCGGCGATTCAAGTGCTCCGTTTGTGACAAGGCTTTTTTGACAAA ACAAGTTCTCCAAAACCACATGCTTGTGCACAGCAATGACCGTCCCCATGGGTGCCACATCTGTCCGAAACGATTTCGCAGAATTGATAATTTAAGGACACACTTGAAAATCCACAATCAAGAGACTACCGAAGTGGTGTCTCATCCTAATCGGGATGCTGCAGATGATGATACCGTCTTTGTAGATATTGACCAAACCGACAGCCAACCGGGCGGAGCGCTAACACTCGAGCCGTACTTCTCGCGATCGGAAATTGAAGTTCCAGAGGAGTTTGGTTCGATGAATCAGCAGTCCTACACCGAAGAAAGTTACGAAGATCAGTTGGATCGATTGGTTGGAGGGGAGAGCTATTCGCTGTCATGGGAAAATGATGGGTATCAATTCTAG